DNA sequence from the Butyricimonas faecalis genome:
TTTGTTATCGTTCTGTTGTTTTAATAGGGCATCTATATAGTATGAAATGATACAATACATACCGAATGCTTTTATCGCTATGCTTGTAATACTCAAAAAAATAATTTGATCCTTATATCGAACTTGCGTTGAAGCCCCTATTTATAGGAGGTGTAGTGAAGCTGACGGAGGAGTTTTATGTGAAAAAAGAGTTTTGACACGTCTTTTTTTGTATTCTTTTTCACCCGAATGTAGGTGTGGATTGTATTAGTATAAATGTAATTCTCGGGGGAGATAATTTAGTATTCATTTTGGGGAATCAGGCTGGAGAGAAGCTTGGTGTTAGTGTTTATTATTCATTTCGAAGGACGAGTAGGTTTTTTTAATACTAAAAGTACATGCAATGAAAAAAAGAGGTGGTTATTTGAGTATCGTTTTGATGGTTTTGTTTTGCAGTTCATGTCGGGATTTGTTTCCCGTGCAGGTTCGACAAGGGAATTTCCGTGAGGTTCTGGATGTCATGCGATTAGATGGGAAGAAAGTCTTAATCTTATTAGCCTCAAAGGATTGTAGTGTGTGTGAAGCGACAAAAGATGATTGGGCTGGAGATAAAATGTTAGTAGAAAAATTGAATAGAAACTTTCGTGTGTGGCAATTGGAAATTACTGACGAGAAGAATGCATTGATTCCTCAAGTTCTACGTTCGCTGTCTACCCCGACACTGATCATAGCAGATAGTAGTATGCGAATAGAATATTTGCATACGGGATTTATTGGAGCCGAAGGATTATCGTCTGTGTTACAATTGTTGGAACGGGGACAGAATGTGCCTCCTCGTTTGAATGTACCTCTTTACACGTCGTATTCTTCGGATTTCTATTCTTTTTTTGAGAATGTTTTGCAGGCAGCATTTCAATTAACTTGCCCGGATACGGATACGATAATCTTGCAGAATGGGATGCTCCGGGTAAAGAAGTCATTGGATACGGAACCTTATTTTATGAATCTTTATCTCGGATGGCGATATTGCACCTTCTTTGGAGATGATAAGCAAGCCTTTGAGTACAAAGAAAGGGCGTTAAGGAATTTAGATGATTTAGATAAGTTACTTTATTGCGAGTATCTCGCTCAAATGGAATTCGGGGAGACACGAGAGACTAATGGGGAAAAGAAACGGCTTTTTGCTGATCATTATGATTTTACAAGGGAGGCGGATGATAAAGAGACCAAGTTTGATATTGTTTACCGGAATTCGTTTGATTCTCCGATAATTATTTCTGCCATAGAAACAAGTTGCAATTGTTTGTCTTTTTCGTGGAATCGAATGCCTTTGTTGCCCGGGAAAGCCGGAGTGATAAGGGTTAAATATAAAACAACGGGGGAAGGACGGGTTTATAAAAAGGCGTATGTATTTTCCAATTTGCCGGATTCGCCTCACGAGATACAATTACGTTGTACTAATAATTAAAGTAATGAAAAAGAAACCGGATATAAGTTTTATTGTGTTTCTGGTGA
Encoded proteins:
- a CDS encoding DUF1573 domain-containing protein; this encodes MKKRGGYLSIVLMVLFCSSCRDLFPVQVRQGNFREVLDVMRLDGKKVLILLASKDCSVCEATKDDWAGDKMLVEKLNRNFRVWQLEITDEKNALIPQVLRSLSTPTLIIADSSMRIEYLHTGFIGAEGLSSVLQLLERGQNVPPRLNVPLYTSYSSDFYSFFENVLQAAFQLTCPDTDTIILQNGMLRVKKSLDTEPYFMNLYLGWRYCTFFGDDKQAFEYKERALRNLDDLDKLLYCEYLAQMEFGETRETNGEKKRLFADHYDFTREADDKETKFDIVYRNSFDSPIIISAIETSCNCLSFSWNRMPLLPGKAGVIRVKYKTTGEGRVYKKAYVFSNLPDSPHEIQLRCTNN